Within the Serratia sp. UGAL515B_01 genome, the region CTTACTCATCAAAAGTGGCGTCGAACGCTCTGCTCTTGTTTCTGGCAGTTAGTGCACCACATCGATTTAAGGGAAGGATAAATATCCACACAAACATACTGCTTTTACAGAGAGTTAGGCAGCATTTTTCTGTGGGCTTTTTACTCCTATCTATAACCTTTTGTCAACTTTGACAAAAGTATCCACACATTAGTTTACATATGTATTATTTGATTAACATATGATGCGCCAGCAGCGGCTAAATCGTGTCAGTCCGTTGTTGTGCAAAAACGGAAAAATATAAACCAATGTGTATATTTCAGTTTTACTATATCATTGTCTCAGGATTTCCCTGTTGTTCCACTCACTACCTAGGGGTATTTTTTTGATCCAGAACACGTTTCATGCAGAAAGCTTCAAATAAACTACAGTAGTTTAACAATTTTTTTCAATTGTGAGTAAAAATAAGACAGCAAATCACCTAATAGACCCACTCTTTTCAAGTCCTTTACTCTCTGTTGTTTTTACTGCGTAAAGAAATACAGACTAGATTTGTTCAAACCACCGCAGTGTTTATTCGCAAAAAAGAAGTAAATAACACTTTCGAACAATTAATTTCGTCTCTACTCTATGTTAGTGAGATCAGGGGCAGCATTTCACGAGTTAGGTTAGCCTTTGGTGAGCAATAAAAGGCAAATAGTACGATCTACGAACTGACAATGGGAAGTAACCTACGTAGAGTAGGCATAAAAAAACCCCTGCAATAGCAGAGGTTTATACAAAAATCTGTTTGAACGTTATTCTTCTTCTTCAAACAAGCAAGAACTCTCTTCAATCACTGGTGATATTTCGTCGAAATGGTACGTTGCACCTCCATTCTGTACTGCATTAAAGATTGCCCTAGCTAGTTCATTTTCACACGCCATATCTTTGCATAACGCATATTGCGTATCGGGAAGCGGTGGTAAACCCTCAGCGGCCCCCAGAACCCTCAAGTCTGGACTCATCATCTCTACTGGCCTGGCTGTAACCCCTAAACCGGCCCTACACGCTGCCCGTACTGCGGATAACGTTGAAGCCGAGTAGGCAATACGCCAGGCAACGCCAGCCGCATCAAGATGTTTGATTGCCATAGTTCGAAACGGGCTTGGTTCATCCAGCACAACCAGTGGGATAGGTACCCCTGATTGGAAATTATAATCGGCAGCGCAGTACCACAACGTTGGTGATGTGCGCAAAACAATATGGGGATGCCCTCCGGTATCCACTGTAGTAATAGCCAAATCCACTTCTCCATTCTTCAGCATATCTGCCATAAATGGACTACGCTTTACCCGGACATCAATCGCCAGCTTGGGATAAACCGACGTGACGCGGTTTAGCAGATAAGGAAGTATAGTATCGGCACTATCATCAGAAGCCCCGATCGACAGAACACCATTGATATTATTGAACATCAGTGACGTACAGGCTTCATCATTGAAACGAAGGATTTTCCTAGCGTAGCCGAGAAACTGTATTCCGTGTTCGGTTAATAACTTATTGCGCCCATGGCGTGCAAACAACTCTTTGCCAACCAATTGCTCTAACCGCTGCATTTGTTGACTGACCGCCGACTGCGTGCGACACACGGCAGCCGCTGCCGCCGCGAAGGTATTCAAATCAGCAACAGCAACAAAAGTTCTAAGCAGATCGAGGTCGAGATTAATTATCGGACGATTTGCAGTTGTCATAGTGTTTTCTTCACTTTTTAAATTCTAATTTACAAACTACCCTGGTGTATTTCTAAGACGCAGCTAGAGAGCCAAGCGTCAGGCACGACATTACCCCACTCATCAGAGGAGGGCAAAAATATTACTTATAATTGTCATCTCTTCTATATCGCTTTTTATCCACTACTATCTTAACGGTTGGTTAATATGGATGAAAATTGCAATAAAAAACGACTACGCTTAAGAATAATGTGTGATGTCAAGTGTTAACACCCAGTACTTTCTTCACGCATCGTACTTCACAATATGTGACATTTCCTATGCTTCAATGCTGTTGCTTCTCATAACATCAACCCTAATGCAGAACGCCATTTGTCTGCCTTCCTTCAGGGCGATTACCTTGCATTATCCCATTCACTGCTTTAATTGACTCGTCGATTACGTGTCACCAGCTACGTGTGACCAACCTCGCCATAACTTCAACACAACATGCCGAAAAAACGTTCATTTCGATTAAAAAAACCGATTTGTCGATTAGCATTCAGTATTAATTTACCGATCTGTCTGAATCACTTAAGCATAGTATATTCATTAGCCAAATTAATAACTTTTAACAGTAAGAACTTTCACTATCCTAATAGTTCACTCTCGCTTGAAAAAGAACTTAAGTCGTATACTCAAAATTCTTTAATGCAATTTTTGTTTAACTAAAGTGTGGTATTGTCTGCGGCACACATCCACCCGATAACGTTCATATTATTATTTTGTTACAATTTTATTGCCATCTGACTCTCCATCCAATGTCAGGGAGGCTCTGCTTGTTGCCGCACAGCTCTACTGCTTTTTCTCAACCTGAGATTTAGTTTTAAAAACTAAAATTTAGAATTTAACTAAAATTAAATGCCATTTAATTGATTTTAATTTGATTTAAATATCTTTAAATACGTATTGCCTGCTCGTTTTCACCAAAGCTTTTCCTACCCCTTCAAAATCAGTGCATCCAGGAGTACATTGAACGGATTGAGGTGTTCCACGGTAGGGACACCCACCTACCTACTAAGCAAAAGGCTCAACTTTCTATGTCCC harbors:
- the lrhA gene encoding transcriptional regulator LrhA, encoding MTTANRPIINLDLDLLRTFVAVADLNTFAAAAAAVCRTQSAVSQQMQRLEQLVGKELFARHGRNKLLTEHGIQFLGYARKILRFNDEACTSLMFNNINGVLSIGASDDSADTILPYLLNRVTSVYPKLAIDVRVKRSPFMADMLKNGEVDLAITTVDTGGHPHIVLRTSPTLWYCAADYNFQSGVPIPLVVLDEPSPFRTMAIKHLDAAGVAWRIAYSASTLSAVRAACRAGLGVTARPVEMMSPDLRVLGAAEGLPPLPDTQYALCKDMACENELARAIFNAVQNGGATYHFDEISPVIEESSCLFEEEE